In the Leptospira terpstrae serovar Hualin str. LT 11-33 = ATCC 700639 genome, GGATAATCCACATTCATGACCTTAAAGTATTTTAATACACCGGAGGGTGTCTCCGTCAAATACTCTTTAAAATCCTCGATGATAGTTTCCCGCTCACCCAAACCTGCTTCGGTATAAGCACTGCTATAACGATCATAAGCTAAGATATATTCGGAAAAATCGATCCACTTGAAGTGGTATTCCCAGTGTTTTTTCATCTCCGCGCCCAGAAACAAAAAGATGGTCTCCTCAGGAGAGAGGCCTCCATTTTCTGTGATTTGGCGGGTGACAGTTTCTTTTCTTTCTGCTTTTGGATTCTGAAACAAAAATCCTACAGTATTTTGGGAACGTAAAAAAGCAGACTTATCTTCTGTATAATTTGGGTAAAAATAGCCAGTTACATAAAACTTTTGGTCCGGCAAAAAACTATAATGTTCATCCAAATAGATTGTTTTGGAAAAGGACTCATTGCGGTGAAGACTCACTTCTTTATTCTCATCACCGACTAAATTGACTATCGTTGTCCTACGTTTCAAAATGGGGTCTGGGAAATCGGGATCCTCGATTGGAGTGAGAATCCGGTCATTTTCATCTTTTACAATGATTTGAAAAGAATAACGAAAATCAAAGGAAGGAAAGATCCGAACCACTTCTTTGCCAGTATTAGTAACGGTAAAAGTCAAAGGGACTCTTTCTCCAGACTGGTAACTTCGTTTTGTCAAAGATAGGCTGATTTTTGACTGAAGAGAAACAAAATTATCAATTCTTTCTCCACGGGCATCCCTATCAGGAAAGGCCCCGAGAGAACTTACAGAGAGAATTCCTAGAATGACAAAGGTTTGCAGAGTCCGCATACACTTAAAGATTTCGGCATTAATGAGAATTTCCGAAAGAATTTTTAGGACATAAAATCGTTTAACCAGCACCCATTTTGGCTTCTGCCAAGATGTAATCGGCAATTCGAATGAGCCTAGTCATCACAGCCCCTAGTTTTTTGTACTGGTAGTAGTTTTCCCGTTGTTTGTCTAAATGTGGTTCCACGAGGGCAACTGTTTTGGATGAAACTTTTAGGTTTTTGATCTCGTTGTCAGTGACTCCATAAAGATTGGCTTCGGAGACAAACCGGTTCAGTTCCTTCACCAAACTCTCGTCAGTGAGATCCTGGATTTCGAAAACCTTTTCAATTTTTAAAATAAAATCGGTTAACGTTCGTTTAATCTTGGACTCTTCTTCGGTCGGCCGGCGTTTTGCAGTCACTTGATTTAAAGTTTCATAGCGGTCCAAGGCTGTTTCGTAAAGTTGACTCATTTTTGATTTTTGGCCGAGGATAAAACTAATAAAACTAAGGAGTCCGACAAAGGTATCAGGATAACGATTGATTCCGCCCACTTCATCCAAGGCATTCGCAAAGGCTTCCTCATTATGAGGTACTGTCATAATGAATTTTAACACCGGTTCCACGGAAGAACCCGATGTGTATTTTTGAATGACTTCGATGCCTTCTAAGTAGTTCATTGTCGTTTGTCTATGACAACTACCTTTCGGATTGTCGTCTGAAGATTCCCCTTTTCTATGATTCGGTCAAGTACATCATACCCAGAAACCAGAAATCCAAATACTGTGTGGAGCCCATCTAGATGAGGAGTATCCACTTGATTGATAAAAAACTGAGATCCATTGGTATTGGGTCCCGCATTGGCCATAGCCAAAGACCCGCGAAGTGCTTTTTTACTGGGAAGTGCTTCATTATAACGATAACCCACTCGGTGTAAAACTTCTAATACCGGCAATTCCATTGCTTCTTGGTAGGCTTTTTCCACTTCCGTTCTTTTTTCTTCGAACTCTGCCCGAGATTGGATTTTAAATTCAGCTAACACGGCTCGTTGCAGTTGGGCTTGGTACTGCGGAGCATCTTTGATTTTGACTTTGTCAAGCCCAAGTGCCTTTCCATTGATTTCATCTTCTGTTTGGTATCCTGGACCACCAGTTCCGTCACCCCTTGGACAACCGCCTTGCGCCATGAAGTTTTCTATGACACGATGGAACTTCAAACCATCATAGAACGGTCGTCTTTCAGAGCCTTTATCTGTTTTGAATTCCTTTTCGCCTTGAGCCAAATCAATAAAATTCTGCACAGTTTTTGGTGCTGCGGTATCATATAGTTCTAAAACCAAATCACCAGCGGTTGTGGTAAACACTGCATAAATGGCTGGTTTTTCGGGAAGTTTGACTGAAGTAAGGTCAGCACGTTTGACTATCACTTTAGAAGGAGAATAAGATACCGGTTCGTAAGTGATTTTTTTAAATCTTTGGTCACTGCAGAAAATGGTTTGCGTTCCGACTAAAAAGAGTAATGCGAAAAAAGAAACTTTGTTTAATACATTCATTTTCATAATTAAATTTATTTTTTACCTTTGGATTCTAATTTCTTTAGTTTTTTGGTCAATTCGTTTACTTTTGCTTTGGCTCTTTTGATTTGTTCTTTTTGACGAGCAAACGAAGTTCCTCCCATCACATCTTTTTTATCACAAGATGTTTCCAATGAGATAGCAGCTTCATAGCCTGGATCGGTAAGAACAGCATGGATTTGCCCCCTTTCTCCACTGGGGATATTGAAAAGATCATAACCTTTGGTCGAACAATGTTTTACAAGTTCCCCTACTATTTCATGGGCAGAACGGAATGGAATTCCTTTAGCGCTCACAAGCCAATCCGCAAGGTCAGTGGCAGTGGAAAATCCTAATCGCAAACTTCGGAGTGCATTTTCAGGAAATATTTGGATACCAATCACCATATCCCGAACGCCTTCGATACTTAATTTGATTTGTTTGACTGTATCAAATAACGGAAGTTTGTCTTCTTGGAAATCCCTATTATAGGAAAGTGGAGTTCCTTTTACCATCACAAGTAAATGTGTCAAACTTCCAATCACTCGACCTGATTTTCCACGAATGAGTTCGGCTACATCAGGATTTTTCTTTTGAGGCATAATGGAAGAACCAGTCGTTAGGTGATCAGGAAGTTTGAAATAACTAAATTCTTGTGAGGTATAGAGAATGATTTCTTCACAAAACCGAGATACATGGATCATAAACTGAGACGCAGCAAATAGAAATTTGAATATATGATCCCTTTGGCTCACTGCATCAATGGAGTTTTCGGAAATTCGAGATAAAGACAAATCCTTTTTTAAAAACTCTCTATCGGTTGCATAGTTGACACCTGCAAGAGCACCAGAACCTAACACTAACTCATCGGCTCTATCATAAGAATCGAGAAAATCCTCAAAGTCACGGACGTTCGCCCAAAAATGGGATAAAAAATAATGGGAAGCTCGGATGGGTTGGGCAATCTGCAAGTGAGTGTATCCAGGAATGATAGTTTTGGTATGAGCTTCTGCTTTGCCAATCCATGCAGAAAGTAAATCCAGAAGTAAAACCAACACTGCTTCCACTTCTGATTTGATATACAAACGTACGTCTTGCGAAACTTGGTCATTGCGACTTCGGCCTGTATGGAGTTTTTTTCCTAAATCTCCTAATAACTCCGTTAAGCGTGATTCCACAGACATATGGATGTCTTCGTTTTCCATTTTAAATTCAAACTTTCCAGAATCGATTTCCTTCTTGATTTGGCCGAGACCTGTTTCAATTTTCCTTTGTTCCGATTCAGAAAGAATTCCAATGCGTTTGAGCATTCGGGAATGGGAGATGGAGCCTTCTATGTCGTGGGAATAAAGTTCTTTATCAAAACTTATCGATTCCCCAATTCGAATCATTAAAGAAGAGGGAGGTGCATCAAAACGACCACCCCATAATTTTTTTTCTTTCATTCTGATTCCTTGTTATACTGATCCGACCAAACTTTCAAAATCTCTTTGTCCTTCTCCGATAACTTAGAGCTAGGATGCATTAAAAGATAATCTTTTGGAGGCATTTCTCCTTCGTCGACTTGTTCCCAAACTTCGTATATTTTTTTGTTTTGTTTTCTTTCAGAGAGAAGCCCAAATTCAGAGAAATTCAATTCCTCTCGTCCTTCTTCTACATGATGCGCAATCAAAAGCGATGCTGGGAAAATATAAGAATACGCTGGCCAAATAGTTTCATTCGAATGGCAGTCGTAACAGCTCCGTTTGAGAACTTCTTTGATTTCTGGGCTCACTTGGATTTCTGAAGTGACGGATGGATTGGTTCTAGCTATGGGAAAGAATTGGAGTATGAGAAAAACTCCTATTAAGATCAGGAAAATTCGTTTCACACAAGACAGGTTCTAAGCCTTCGTTCCAATTCAAAGTATTATTTTTCTTGCCTTAGATGAGAATCCGGTGTTCCTTTTCTTTAGAGGTTCCCTTTGGATTTTATTTTTACAAACTCACCCTATGTCTGGATTTTCCTAGGAATCACATTACTATTTTCTGAATTCCTTCTGCCAGGAACCTTTGTGATGTTTTTGGGGATTGGGGCCCTATTTACAGGAATTTTGGCTCGTTTAGTTCCGATGGAGTTTTATTCCCAAGTGGTGGTTTGGGTGGTATCTAGCCTTGTTTCCATTCTAGTCGGTGGCACTGCCGTAAGACGTTTTTTTAAATCAGAGTCGTCGGTGGATCCTTTCATCCAAGATGATTTTTTGAATCAAATTGTTCCCGTTGAAACAGATATCTTAGTGCAAAGGCATGGGGGAAAGATCCGGTTCCAAGGTACTCTTTGGGATGCTATCTCTAATGATTCCAAAATCCCTAAAGGAAACTTTGTTCGTATCCTATCTCGGGAAAATCTTACCTTTACTGTGGAACGTGTAGACTAACTCATCAAAGAATTTCATTTTTTTTAAACACAAACAAAAAAACCCTTTTCTCTTTTTCCTCTTCTTCCTATGGTCAAACGTCACAGAGGAGAAACTATGGGCGCAACCGTCATTGTTGTATTTTTGGCCATTGTCTATATCATTAAAAAGACAATCATCATTGTTCCAGAACAAAGTGTTTATGTTAAAGAAAGATTAGGTGTTTTGAATGGGGTATTAAAATCGGGATTCTATTTTATGATCCCATTTGTGGACCAAATTCGTTACCGCCAAAACTTAAAAGAACAGACTATTGATATCGATCCACAAGTTTGTATCACAAAAGATAACGTATCTGTTGAAGTGGATGGAGTTTTGTATTTAAAAGTGGTGGATGGTGAAAAGGCATCTTACGGGATCGATAACTTTATGTTAGCAACAACCCAACTCGCACAAACCACTCTCCGTTCCGAAATTGGAAAATTAATTTTTGATAATTTACTTTCAGAAAGAGATGAAATCAACGGTCGCGTGGTATCCAATATTGACCGTGCCACAGATCCTTGGGGAATCAAAGTCACCAGATACGAAATTCGAAACATCACACCTCCTAAACAAATTTTACTGGAGATGGAAAACCAGATGAAATCCGAAAGAGAAAGACGAGCAGAGATTACCATCTCCCAAGGAGAAAAAGAATCTCGGGTCAATCACTCGATCGGAGAAAGACAAGAATCAATCAACATATCCGAAGGGGAAAAAATCCGATTGGTGAACGAAGCAGAAGGAAGGGCACTCGAAATTACAGTGATTTCCAATGCCACTGCAAAAGGTTTACAATTAATTTCAGAAGCAATTAGTAAAAAAGGCGGAAAGGAAGCGGTGAGTTTACAAATCACACAAGAGTATATGGATGCACTGGGCCAAATTTTTAAAATCTCGAAAACGACTGTGGTGCCAGAAGGTTTAGCCAATATCGGTGGAGTTTTTGAAGGCCTTTCCAAAATCACAACAAAAATCCCACAGGTAGGAGAATAGTATGGAATTTGTATACTTAGCATTTTGGGCGATTGTTGCCATCTATTTAATCTATAAAATCTTTCGCTGCATTCGCATCATCCCTGCACAAGATGTACTCATTGTAGAGCGACTTGGGAAATACTCTCGCAGTTTACGAGCTGGATTTCATATCCTCATTCCATTCGTTGATCGTGATGCATATTACCACACGCTCAAAGAACAATCGATAGACGTACAACCTCAAATTTGTATCACGCATGACAACGTACAGGTGAAGGTTGATGGAGTGATTTATTTAAAGATCATTGATCCAGTGCGTGCTTCTTACGGAATTGAAGACTTCCAGTTTGCAGCGATCCAACTGGCGCAAACCACAATGCGCTCCGTAATTGGAACGATGGAACTCGACAAAACCATCGGGGAAAAAGATTTAATCAATTCCACTATTGTAGCCGCCATTGACCAAGCCTCAGAACCTTGGGGAATCAAAGTGAATCGTTACGAGATTCTAAATATTGTTCCGCCCAAGTCAGTACTTGATGCGATGGAAAAAGAGAAAAAAGCACAAATCGCCAAACGTTCCCAGGTGCTTCTTTCGGAAGGAGAAAGAGATTCGAGAATCAACCGTTCTCTTGGTTTCAAAGAAGAAGCAGTGAACAAATCCGAAGGGGAAAAACAAAGAAGGATCAACTCAGCAGAAGGAAAGGCAACAGAAATTGAAGCACTTGCGGTTGCCACAGCCAAAGGGATTGAAGCAATTGCTGGAGCTATTTCTGACCAAGGAGGAGCCTCAGCGATCAAACTACAAATCACAAAGGCTTTTATCCAAAACTTCCTTCACGTAGCCAAAGAAAATACGGAGATTCTCGTTCCTGCCGATGTAATGAATTTACCAAATCTCATTGCCAACCTAACAGAACCAAGAAAACCGAAAGCATAACCTAACGGGAATTAATCCGGCGGAACTTCCGCCGGATTTTCTTCAAACAATCGAAAACTAGGTTTTGCCATCGCCTGTGCAGCGAGAGACAATAACAAGGCTTCATTGTCATCGGGACCAATTCGATTGGCATGGATCACTCCACATCCTTTACAACGATGCAAAATCACCCATTCCCCTTTTCGAACCCAAATAGAAATCGCTTCCATTTTACTTCCGCATTCGGAGGACCGGTCCCCAGGAGCGGAGTCAATATGCAAACTCGTTAGGCAGTTCGGGCAATGATTCCTTTGTCCTGTTCCATACCCAGGCGGGAAAACCATTTGTTTACATTCCACACAGCGGAATTCCCCCGTATCTGGTCGAAACCGGTAGGATTTCGTTTTGGAACTAGAGACGGGACCTACCTCGTCTTCATCATCGAAACGTTTTTTCTTAGAGATCTTTTGAAATTTAGATAAATCGAATTCACGTGACATATCCAGTTTTTGCGGCAAAACAAAAATAGGAGACCAAAACAGTGGATGAGAGGGAAAAGACCGCCTGTGCGAAGATAGCCGCCTCCTAATTGAATTTAGGCGGGGAATCCAAAACAAGTTCACCGTTTTGGCGGTCTAGACAATGGCCAAGGTTAACATATATTACAAATTTGAAAGATAGTGAAAAGCTGTCAAGTGAGTTCAGAAGTTAACTTCTTACAAAGAAAGTAACAATTTTGGCCTTCAGGATAATTGGGAATTTTACCTACTTCTTCGTAGCCAAGTTTTGTATAGAATTTTGGGGCTTGGAAACCAAAGGAATATCCAAAAACAAGGGTAGCTCCGAGTTCCAAAGCTTCTTTTTCAATTTGTTTCAGTAACTTGGTTCCTAAATCCAGCCCCCGCTTTTCTTCGGCTACCCAAAGTAATTGTAGGTTTAAACCCTTAAAAAACATATAACAGAGAGAAGCAGCGATAAGTGTTTCTCCCTCTTTAATGAGGATGGCAAAAAATTCTTTTTTTTCTAGGTTTGGGTCACCTAACTTTGAAATGCTATATTCTTGGAGAAGATTCCAAAGATCTGTTTGTAAATCTTCGGATGGATTTTTGATCCGTTCCAATGTATAAGGAGATTCAAATTCCATAGGCAATCGATTCAGTTAAAAACTCATAGCCTATAAGAAGGCTGGGCCACCGAGTCTCTCCATGGGGTCGACAATTTGAGTGATTTGTACTCCGTAATAATCATCTAAGATAATGAGTTTTCCGCGACCGACAAGTTTTCCATTCGCCAAAATATCGAGTTCTTCCCCAATATTCTTATCTAATTCTACTACAGTACCTTCCGTTAGTTGGAGGACATCTTTGATAAACATCGTAGTCCGACCAAGTTCGATTGTCAATTGAAGGGTGACATCTAACAGTAAGTTGAGGTTGGCTGTATTATTTCCGGAACTTGCTTGGGACTTGGAACCAGACCTAGCAGGAGAAGGAGTCGCACTTGGACCGAGAGCCGCTGCGATATCGGCAAAAGATGGACCATTATCGTCACCACCGCCACCGCCGACGAGGGCATCCAAATCATCAAGACCGCCTCCGCCACCCCCAGAACCGCCGCCTGCAGGAGCATTCCCTCCTCCGCTAAATCCGCCGAGTAGTGCGTCTATATCTTCTTGTGATAGTGAACCTTCACCCATTTTTAGTACAACCTCTCCAATGTATTCGTCGGAGGAAATCAAAATCCTTCCTTGAAAAAAAAGGGAAAGTTCCTCATTTTGTTCTTTATGTCCAATTCTGTTCCCCACCCAGATTTCTTCAAAGCGAAGGAACTTTTTGCCTCTGAACTCAAAAACGCCAACTACCAGTTTGTTCAGGAAAAAGAAGAGACTCTATTTCGGTTTCGAACAGAAAACGCAGGCAAAGACCGAATTTTGGACTCACTTGGCATTGTTCGGAATTATATCGAAAACTTTCGAATCTACAATTTTGAAGAAGGGTATTTGAGCATTCAAAGCTTAAATGAGAATCTCTTCGAACCTCAGAAAAACCTAGCGGGCAAGTTTCGCATTCGGTTTTCCTTTAAATCTGATCTGAAAGTGGAATGTTCTAAACATGGAGATTTTTCGACGAAAGAAATCCAAACCATCCTAAGCCTATTTCAATTTTTGAAAGCAGAAGGACAAAGCGCAAAAGACCCCCGAATCCTCCTCCACCAATTGGGAGCCGAAGTCTATGATCCACATTTGGAAAAAGCAAAAGGGAATGATTTAGGTTTTGATTCTGTTTTTGGTTATGACCAAGTGAAGGCGCAGATCTTAGAAAGTTTGGTATTTCCCCTCCTAAAACCGGAGCCTTTTTTTGAAATTACCAAACTCACTCGTAGGAAACCAAGCCCAAACCTCCCCAGAGCGGTTCTTTTTGAAGGAGAGCCTGGTGTGGGCAAAACCAGTATGGCAAAAATTGTTTCTCATCTCTGTGGTGTTCCTATGGTTTATGTACCAATTGAATCGATCTTAAGTAAATACTATGGTGAATCCTCCCAAAACCTGGCGATGGTTTTTGATGCAGCGGCCCTCTTCCCCCAATGTTTGTTATTTCTGGATGAAATCGATTCTCTGGCCACTTCGAGGGAAGATGGACTGTTTGAAGCCACTCGAAACCTACTCAGTGTCCTCCTTCGTAAGTTGGACGGGTTTGCGGAGCGAAGCGGAACCATCACGATTGGGGCCACCAACAGAAAACACGATC is a window encoding:
- a CDS encoding peptidylprolyl isomerase, with protein sequence MKMNVLNKVSFFALLFLVGTQTIFCSDQRFKKITYEPVSYSPSKVIVKRADLTSVKLPEKPAIYAVFTTTAGDLVLELYDTAAPKTVQNFIDLAQGEKEFKTDKGSERRPFYDGLKFHRVIENFMAQGGCPRGDGTGGPGYQTEDEINGKALGLDKVKIKDAPQYQAQLQRAVLAEFKIQSRAEFEEKRTEVEKAYQEAMELPVLEVLHRVGYRYNEALPSKKALRGSLAMANAGPNTNGSQFFINQVDTPHLDGLHTVFGFLVSGYDVLDRIIEKGNLQTTIRKVVVIDKRQ
- the argH gene encoding argininosuccinate lyase yields the protein MKEKKLWGGRFDAPPSSLMIRIGESISFDKELYSHDIEGSISHSRMLKRIGILSESEQRKIETGLGQIKKEIDSGKFEFKMENEDIHMSVESRLTELLGDLGKKLHTGRSRNDQVSQDVRLYIKSEVEAVLVLLLDLLSAWIGKAEAHTKTIIPGYTHLQIAQPIRASHYFLSHFWANVRDFEDFLDSYDRADELVLGSGALAGVNYATDREFLKKDLSLSRISENSIDAVSQRDHIFKFLFAASQFMIHVSRFCEEIILYTSQEFSYFKLPDHLTTGSSIMPQKKNPDVAELIRGKSGRVIGSLTHLLVMVKGTPLSYNRDFQEDKLPLFDTVKQIKLSIEGVRDMVIGIQIFPENALRSLRLGFSTATDLADWLVSAKGIPFRSAHEIVGELVKHCSTKGYDLFNIPSGERGQIHAVLTDPGYEAAISLETSCDKKDVMGGTSFARQKEQIKRAKAKVNELTKKLKKLESKGKK
- a CDS encoding heme-binding domain-containing protein — protein: MKRIFLILIGVFLILQFFPIARTNPSVTSEIQVSPEIKEVLKRSCYDCHSNETIWPAYSYIFPASLLIAHHVEEGREELNFSEFGLLSERKQNKKIYEVWEQVDEGEMPPKDYLLMHPSSKLSEKDKEILKVWSDQYNKESE
- a CDS encoding NfeD family protein; amino-acid sequence: MDFIFTNSPYVWIFLGITLLFSEFLLPGTFVMFLGIGALFTGILARLVPMEFYSQVVVWVVSSLVSILVGGTAVRRFFKSESSVDPFIQDDFLNQIVPVETDILVQRHGGKIRFQGTLWDAISNDSKIPKGNFVRILSRENLTFTVERVD
- a CDS encoding SPFH domain-containing protein, with protein sequence MGATVIVVFLAIVYIIKKTIIIVPEQSVYVKERLGVLNGVLKSGFYFMIPFVDQIRYRQNLKEQTIDIDPQVCITKDNVSVEVDGVLYLKVVDGEKASYGIDNFMLATTQLAQTTLRSEIGKLIFDNLLSERDEINGRVVSNIDRATDPWGIKVTRYEIRNITPPKQILLEMENQMKSERERRAEITISQGEKESRVNHSIGERQESINISEGEKIRLVNEAEGRALEITVISNATAKGLQLISEAISKKGGKEAVSLQITQEYMDALGQIFKISKTTVVPEGLANIGGVFEGLSKITTKIPQVGE
- a CDS encoding SPFH domain-containing protein, which produces MEFVYLAFWAIVAIYLIYKIFRCIRIIPAQDVLIVERLGKYSRSLRAGFHILIPFVDRDAYYHTLKEQSIDVQPQICITHDNVQVKVDGVIYLKIIDPVRASYGIEDFQFAAIQLAQTTMRSVIGTMELDKTIGEKDLINSTIVAAIDQASEPWGIKVNRYEILNIVPPKSVLDAMEKEKKAQIAKRSQVLLSEGERDSRINRSLGFKEEAVNKSEGEKQRRINSAEGKATEIEALAVATAKGIEAIAGAISDQGGASAIKLQITKAFIQNFLHVAKENTEILVPADVMNLPNLIANLTEPRKPKA
- a CDS encoding RNHCP domain-containing protein; this translates as MSREFDLSKFQKISKKKRFDDEDEVGPVSSSKTKSYRFRPDTGEFRCVECKQMVFPPGYGTGQRNHCPNCLTSLHIDSAPGDRSSECGSKMEAISIWVRKGEWVILHRCKGCGVIHANRIGPDDNEALLLSLAAQAMAKPSFRLFEENPAEVPPD
- a CDS encoding GNAT family N-acetyltransferase gives rise to the protein MEFESPYTLERIKNPSEDLQTDLWNLLQEYSISKLGDPNLEKKEFFAILIKEGETLIAASLCYMFFKGLNLQLLWVAEEKRGLDLGTKLLKQIEKEALELGATLVFGYSFGFQAPKFYTKLGYEEVGKIPNYPEGQNCYFLCKKLTSELT
- the fliN gene encoding flagellar motor switch protein FliN — encoded protein: MGEGSLSQEDIDALLGGFSGGGNAPAGGGSGGGGGGLDDLDALVGGGGGDDNGPSFADIAAALGPSATPSPARSGSKSQASSGNNTANLNLLLDVTLQLTIELGRTTMFIKDVLQLTEGTVVELDKNIGEELDILANGKLVGRGKLIILDDYYGVQITQIVDPMERLGGPAFL
- a CDS encoding AAA family ATPase: MSNSVPHPDFFKAKELFASELKNANYQFVQEKEETLFRFRTENAGKDRILDSLGIVRNYIENFRIYNFEEGYLSIQSLNENLFEPQKNLAGKFRIRFSFKSDLKVECSKHGDFSTKEIQTILSLFQFLKAEGQSAKDPRILLHQLGAEVYDPHLEKAKGNDLGFDSVFGYDQVKAQILESLVFPLLKPEPFFEITKLTRRKPSPNLPRAVLFEGEPGVGKTSMAKIVSHLCGVPMVYVPIESILSKYYGESSQNLAMVFDAAALFPQCLLFLDEIDSLATSREDGLFEATRNLLSVLLRKLDGFAERSGTITIGATNRKHDLDSALLSRFDRKIYFPLPNKEERAKILEGYAKQLNENDRRKLAEVLDGASGRNLKDYCDYVERRWITKNWEKTEILQAPEISFYLESFPDFGWKR